The Fulvia fulva chromosome 6, complete sequence genome includes a window with the following:
- a CDS encoding NADPH--cytochrome P450 reductase, giving the protein MEMNNIQLPALSLVSIEKVFSVLPRHISLDDVVAVAAVTAVLWTLWYLGLLFERSDPHAYKMYERPQEKMGAIGGAKGTRNGAEKLDQIGADIVIFWGSQSGTAERFANRLSKEIRQRFGKKALAADVSDYETTFIGEIPETKLAIFVVSTFGEGDPSDNLQDSWSWLETAKGSPFANLKYAALGLGNSNYKYYNAVVDVVAAKLNALGAKCLLPVAYADDAQGQTEEHYLEFKANVFQHFKTSMDLEEYDPVYEPLLQVVEDTSLEPIAVRGRALGSQA; this is encoded by the coding sequence ATGGAGATGAACAACATCCAGCTGCCAGCACTCAGCCTGGTCAGCATCGAGAAAGTCTTCTCAGTCCTTCCAAGACACATTTCCCTCGACGATGTTGTCGCCGTGGCAGCAGTCACCGCAGTACTATGGACCCTTTGGTACCTCGGCCTGCTCTTCGAGCGATCTGACCCGCATGCCTACAAGATGTACGAAAGGCCGCAAGAGAAGATGGGAGCTATCGGTGGCGCCAAGGGAACTCGAAACGGTGCCGAAAAGCTCGACCAGATTGGGGCTGACATTGTGATCTTCTGGGGGTCCCAGTCCGGTACTGCTGAGCGCTTTGCTAACCGTCTGTCGAAGGAGATTAGACAGCGGTTTGGGAAGAAGGCTTTGGCTGCTGATGTGTCGGATTATGAGACTACCTTTATTGGTGAGATTCCAGAGACGAAGTTGGCTATCTTCGTCGTGTCTACGTTTGGCGAGGGTGATCCGAGTGATAATTTACAGGATTCTTGGAGCTGGCTTGAGACTGCTAAAGGAAGCCCGTTCGCGAACTTGAAGTATGCGGCACTCGGCCTGGGTAACAGCAACTACAAGTACTACAACGCTGTCGTCGATGTTGTGGCCGCGAAGCTCAATGCACTTGGTGCGAAGTGCCTGCTGCCTGTCGCCTACGCCGACGACGCTCAAGGCCAAACGGAGGAGCATTATCTGGAGTTCAAGGCCAACGTCTTTCAGCACTTCAAGACTAGTATGGACTTGGAGGAGTATGATCCCGTATACGAGCCGTTACTGCAGGTCGTCGAAGATACTTCGCTCGAACCAATCGCTGTTCGCGGGAGAGCCCTGGGTTCCCAAGCGTGA
- a CDS encoding NADPH--cytochrome P450 reductase codes for MQPRYYSISSSSIVHAHQIAITAVVSDKRMAGEAVIPGLCTNHLLGLQKSFLGQEGTETRVNAHVRKSTFKTPANMAAPIVMVAAGMGVAPFRAFLQERARMQRMGREIGRTVLFFGCRNERQDFLYCEELTICAIVGNTTAREWFRPYTSGLFIPSVD; via the coding sequence ATGCAACCCCGCTACTACTCcatctcctcctcctccatCGTGCACGCCCACCAAATCGCCATCACTGCCGTCGTCTCCGACAAGCGTATGGCCGGCGAAGCCGTCATTCCAGGCTTGTGCACGAACCATCTCCTCGGTCTGCAGAAATCTTTCCTCGGCCAGGAGGGCACTGAGACGAGGGTTAACGCGCATGTGCGGAAGTCTACCTTCAAAACGCCGGCGAATATGGCGGCACCGATTGTCATGGTGGCGGCGGGGATGGGGGTTGCGCCGTTTAGGGCTTTCCTACAGGAGAGGGCGAGGATGCAGAGGATGGGGAGGGAGATTGGAAGGACTGTTCTGTTCTTTGGGTGTAGGAATGAGCGCCAAGATTTCCTATATTGCGAGGAGCTGACCATCTGTGCGATCGTCGGAAACACCACGGCCAGAGAATGGTTCAGGCCGTACACTTCCGGACTTTTCATCCCCAGCGTCGATTGA
- a CDS encoding Cytochrome P450 monooxygenase 41 has protein sequence MDGYLLGLVALTFSPLLTLGKWTIEYYRDPKDLRRYPNMTWFAGMTNIRYMFISYCGFRSKYMLAKHHSGQPIIRTGPNTLSFSDMRAIKDIYGHSTKCTKDDQYVVRSGSHFHLADVVDKKEHARKRKVLSSAYALKNLEEWEFKVADKVERMIAQFDKRCSDDGRDIVIDYRPWTNYFTLDAIADIDLTHRLNFWDNASDRCIAARPNGTTYEANLRECLYANSRATAIFCYTVVPYFQRLWSLNDDGDGIPRYLAAERMKRYQAGEKLDDFFQSLIEDRNGSPHTLEWARSTTTAISMANAMYQLLKHPEVMKKLKQEIDETLDDEEEVAPYEEVKYLPYLRACLDERLRMFPPVSYGLTRQTPADGQEVCGQHISGGRTVNVSSFIAHGDPEIFPEPESYIPERWLGEAGKDLGPYFIAFSAGARGCIGRNIAYLEQTVLLASVIHRYDFEFADPKFEVGRYEWQNLHLTELPVKIHRRKEALVEAN, from the exons ATGGACGGCTACCTCCTCGGCCTCGTGGCCCTCACCTTCAGCCCCCTCCTAACCCTCGGAAAATGGACCATCGAATACTACCGCGACCCCAAAGATCTCCGCCGCTACCCCAACATGACCTGGTTCGCCGGCATGACCAACATCCGCTACATGTTCATCTCCTACTGCGGGTTCCGGTCCAAGTACATGCTCGCAAAACACCACTCCGGCCAACCCATCATCCGAACCGGCCCCAACACGCTCTCTTTCAGCGACATGCGCGCTATCAAGGATATTTACGGCCATAGCACGAAATGTACCAAGGATGATCAGTATGTGGTGCGGTCGGGCTCGCATTTCCATCTGGCGGATGTTGTGGATAAGAAGGAACATGCTCGCAAGCGGAAGGTGTTGTCGTCGGCGTATGCGCTTAAGAATCTTGAGGAGTGGGAGTTTAAGGTCGCCGACAAGGTTGAGAGGATGATTGCTCAGTTCGACAAGCGCTGCTCCGATGATGGTCGGGATATTGTGATTGACTACCGGCCTTGGACCAACTACTTTACTCTCGACGCCATTGCTGATATTGACCTCACGCATCGCCTCAACTTCTGGGACAACGCAAGTGATCGCTGCATCGCTGCACGTCCGAATGGTACGACATACGAGGCCAACCTCCGAGAATGCCTTTACGCCAACTCTCGAGCAACGGCCATCTTCTGCTACAC GGTCGTGCCATACTTCCAACGTCTCTGGAGCCTGAACGACGACGGGGACGGCATTCCAAGGTACCTCGCTGCCGAGCGCATGAAGCGTTACCAAGCCGGCGAGAAACTTGACGACTTCTTCCAATCTCTGATAGAGGACCGCAATGGCTCACCACATACTCTTGAATGGGCGAGATC CACAACAACTGCCATCTCCATGGCGAACGCCATGTACCAGCTCCTCAAGCACCCCGAAGTCATGAAGAAGCTCAAGCAAGAAATTGACGAGACCCTCGACGACGAGGAGGAAGTCGCACCTTATGAGGAGGTCAAGTACCTGCCATACCTCCGCGCCTGTCTCGACGAAAGGCTTCGCATGTTCCCACCAGTATCGTACGGCCTTACCCGGCAAACACCAGCAGATGGCCAGGAAGTCTGTGGTCAACACATCTCCGGTGGTAGGACAGTCAACGTCAGCTCCTTCATCGCACACGGTGACCCAGAGATTTTCCCTGAACCAGAATCGTACATCCCAGAGAGGTGGCTTGGCGAGGCTGGCAAAGATCTCGGGCCTTATTTCATCGCTTTTTCGGCTGGTGCTCGTGGCTGCATTGGGCGGAATATTGCATATCTCGAGCAGACTGTGCTACTGGCCAGTGTGATTCACAGGTACGATTTCGAGTTTGCCGATCCTAAGTTTGAGGTTGGTCGCTACGAGTGGCAGAACCTGCACTTGACGGAGCTTCCGGTCAAGATTCATCGCCGGAAGGAGGCTCTTGTGGAGGCGAATTGA